A single window of Salminus brasiliensis chromosome 18, fSalBra1.hap2, whole genome shotgun sequence DNA harbors:
- the calm3b gene encoding calmodulin 3b (phosphorylase kinase, delta), with translation MADQLTEEQIAEFKEAFSLFDKDGDGTITTKELGTVMRSLGQNPTEAELQDMINEVDADGNGTIDFPEFLTMMARKMKDTDSEEEIREAFRVFDKDGNGYISAAELRHVMTNLGEKLTDEEVDEMIREADIDGDGQVNYEEFVQMMTAK, from the exons ATG GCTGATCAGCTAACCGAGGAGCAAATTGCTG AATTCAAGGAGGCATTCTCGCTTTTCGATAAAGATGGCGATGGCACCATTACCACCAAAGAGTTGGGGACAGTTATGCGGTCTTTGGGGCAGAACCCTACAGAGGCAGAGCTTCAGGACATGATCAATGAAGTTGACGCTGATG GTAATGGGACGATTGATTTCCCTGAGTTTCTCACCATGATGGCAAGGAAGATGAAGGACACGGACAGCGAGGAGGAAATTAGAGAAGCCTTCAGAGTTTTTGACAAG GATGGTAATGGCTACATAAGTGCTGCTGAGCTGCGTCATGTCATGACAAACCTTGGCGAAAAGCTGACTGATGAGGAGGTCGATGAGATGATCCGAGAGGCAGATATCGATGGTGATGGCCAGGTCAACTATGAAG AGTTCGTCCAAATGATGACTGCAAAGTAA